The Equus asinus isolate D_3611 breed Donkey chromosome 25, EquAss-T2T_v2, whole genome shotgun sequence genomic sequence GGTTTTGATGTGCAGAAATTAGATTGGAGTCAGGATGTGAAAATCTCTCTAAAAAATTCAAGCAAGTTTCCAAAAACCAGGAGAACTTGGAAGAGGGTTTATAATTCTGGCTTTGAACCAGAGGCTTTCCACTCACTCCAGAGGTATCTGCATCCCATCTCTCACTCCCTCATCTTGTCTCTTAGGAAGACATTTTCTGTTCCTGTGGTCAGTTGTCCCAGgggcaaaatttaaaatatctgacaACTAGCATAACCCAGGCACCAACTGCTTGAAACAGAAGCTGGCCATAGTGCTGGAGAAGATTCTGAAGCCAACCTATATAAACGTTTTCTAATGCATTTTACCTGTTACATAATCAACACTCATTAGGTCAACCAGCTTCATATCCCACTGAGAGTCAAGGAAGGGAGATACAGATGAACATTTAACCATATTCATTGGTGTACACATGGCTGAATATCAGCACtacattttcctcctcctttgaCTTGTAGTGAGTATAAGACTTATAGAGGTAAAGAGTATTGATTAGGTGACATGGGTTTTAATTCTTTAGTTTGTTTTGCGATTTCTCATAGAAGTGGTACTTGAGAATTCAGATCTTTGAAACTACTACAACAAAGCCTACATCATTTTGTTTCGAGACATCTGCCAGCAAGTcccttttcttatattttgtcaCTTATAAAATAATAGGCTTGGTTCATGGTAGGGAATTTCAAACTTATAGAGGAAACAAGAGTTCCTAGGAAGTTGAACATTATGTGTGGTAGGATTGCAAAATAGACATAATCGACATAGTCATGGACATAGACTCTCCACagatttttctggaaatttgcattttaacaaactCCCAGGAGACTCTTGTAGCGAGCTCAATCTTAGTTTAGAAACCCCTATACAACATCAATGATTCATAAACTCTTGTTTGTATGAGGAGATTCTCAAACACTATTTAGAGAAACTGTGTACTAATTTATATTGATGTTCCCTTTAAGCCTGTTTTATGATTCCTGAAGGTGGCACTATTAAGaccctgtttctttcttcctgccaGGCTCTGTTATATGTCAATCTTGGATATCACCTGAAGAATGGCATCTGTGCAGGACTGCCTTCCTGAGGGCATCCTTCACCTCTTTGTTTCTCAGGCAGTAGATAGCTGGGTTGAGGAACGGTACAATGATGGTGTAGAGCACAGAGATGATCTTGTTGTAGTTGAAGGTGTACATGGCCTGGGGCCGTGCATAGGTGAAGAGAGTAGAGGTATAGTAGATGACAACCACTGCCAGGTGAGAGGCACAAGTGGAAAAGGCTTTGTGGCGTCCCTGGGCAGTAGGAATCCTTAGAATGGCTGCAATTATGGAAGCATATGATGAAACCACAACCAACAGAGGGAGTAGAATCATTACAAGGGCCAAGAGGAAGTCTACTAATTCTGCTTGTTCCTTGTCAGAGCAGGTGAGGTTAAGTAGTGGAGAGATATCACAGAAAAAGTGGTTGATGATATTGGGTCCACAGTAAGACAATCGGGAAATGAAAAGAAGCTTCATCATAGAGCTGAAGAAGCCACTGCCCCAAGAGGAAGCAGCAAGTCGAGTGGCCACGCTGGAAGACATGAGACTAGAATAACGGAGAGGTTCACAAATGGCCAagtagcggtcataggccatgactGCCAACAGGACACACTCAGTGCAGGCTAAGGCAATGAAGAAGTAGAGTTGGGTCATGCAACCTACGTAGGAGACTCTATGTTCCTGGGTAAGAAATTCTCCCAAGAACCGGGGAACCGTGACATTGATGTACCACAGCTCCAGGAAGGAGAGATGGCCAAGGAAAAAGTACATTGGGCGATGAAGGTTTGGAGTGAGCCAGATTGTGGAAATGATGAGTGCATTCTCCAACAATGTCAGCAGATAAATTGCAAGGAAGAGGGCAAAGAGGAGTAGCTGGAGTGGTGGAGAGGTAGGGAAGCCCACCAAAACAAACTCTGCTATGTGGCCTCCACTGAAATTTCTCATGATCTCTGCTTGACTTCCTGAAAAAGAACAAGATATTGAGAGACAGGTGGAGAAAATCGTAACATCTCCTCACAGATTACAAACTTCTGAAGATGCTCAATggtatattattaattattattttgttccTTCACTTTGCTGTTTAATCTCCCACCTCAAGGATAAAGTTCTCAGACCTGAGGCTTGTACTCAATAACTTAGCAATCTCAACTACAGTgggtattttataaatgtttgctgagtgattTCAGGACAAGTTCTAATATATCAATTcgtgtttttttaatccatgacATACTCTTCCTTCACTTCCCATAAACTTCTAAGCCCCATAGAAGATTtattcagtatttgttgaatgaatgagtaaaagaaGGACTGATAGCAAGCTGAAGCCTGAGGGTTTAACTCTCAAGGGAAACTGGACTCAGAGGAATTAGTAGGTCAAAGACATTACTTGAGCTATAGTGCAAGGCAGCATGGGAGGCGGGAGGTGTATTTGGGAAGTATTCATTCACAGTTGGAAGAATAATTCAGCATAGAGGAGATAAAAGGGTTGTACTCCAGAAAGGAGTAATTTTCCCACTCATTTTACAAGTATTTTTCAGTACGTTTTATTGCTAGAATTAGACGGTCTTATTCTCAGAGCTAGTGTGGTAGGCTGAAAAGCAGACCCCAGAAAGGTGTCCATGTCTTAATCCCCAGAACCAGTAAATATTACATTGTATGACAGAGTCTTTGCacatgtgattaagttaagataTTGAGGTGAGATTCTCCTGGGTTATCCAAGTGGGCCTTAAATTCAATTTCAAGGGTCCTATtatgagaaaggcagagggaaatttaaaatagaaacagaaaagagaaggcaat encodes the following:
- the OR6P1 gene encoding olfactory receptor 6P1, which gives rise to MRNFSGGHIAEFVLVGFPTSPPLQLLLFALFLAIYLLTLLENALIISTIWLTPNLHRPMYFFLGHLSFLELWYINVTVPRFLGEFLTQEHRVSYVGCMTQLYFFIALACTECVLLAVMAYDRYLAICEPLRYSSLMSSSVATRLAASSWGSGFFSSMMKLLFISRLSYCGPNIINHFFCDISPLLNLTCSDKEQAELVDFLLALVMILLPLLVVVSSYASIIAAILRIPTAQGRHKAFSTCASHLAVVVIYYTSTLFTYARPQAMYTFNYNKIISVLYTIIVPFLNPAIYCLRNKEVKDALRKAVLHRCHSSGDIQD